In Planococcus versutus, the DNA window GTGGATGAGTTGCGCGAGCGATTGATCGAGCAAGCAGCAAATTTAACAGAAGAAGATTTACTGCCTGTTGTAGACATTGACATTCCACTTCAATTAGACGAAATCGATATTACAGCGATTGAATCGATGCGTTTGCTTGCACCATTTGGTATGGGCTTTGCCAAACCAAAGTTTTATCTAGAAGGCGTGCATGTATCATCCATTCGAAAAATTGGCGCTGCTCAAAATCACTTGAAAATGGAACTCACGCAACATGCGGCAACATTAGATGCTGTTGGTTTTGGTCTCGGTTCTGTTGGTGATGAATTAACGCCTAATGTTAAAATTGATGTTATTGGTGATTTGCAAGTGAACGAATGGAACGGTCGGAAAAAACCTCAATTGATGGTAGAAGATGTTCGCACTGATCAATGGCAATTATTCGATATTCGTGGCATTCGTCAAGTTTCACGCTGGTCAAAACTAATCCCAAATGAACACCAAGTGTTCTTAGCGTTCAAAGAAGAAACGCCCGCTTTGTTCCAATCGTTCTTGCCAGAGAAAATTTGTACTCTCGATCAGTTGGATAACTTGACAGAAAATGTTTATCACCTAGTCTTGTTAGACTTGCCTGAGTCAGAAGAACAATTGGCGGAAGTGTTAGGAAAGCTACAACCAAAACGAATTTACGCTCATTTTCATGCGAAAGATTCGCAGTATTTCGAGCAAATTCCAACGCGCGAACAATTTAAATGGTTGTTTGGATTTATTAAAAAACGCGGATCTTTTGACTTTACTAAAAATTGTGACGAGTTGGCGAAACATAAAGGGTGGACACGCGAATCATTATTTTTCATGCTGCAGGTGTTTTTTGAACTTGGTTTTGTTACACTTAACAATGGCATTACTGAGATTGCACAATCGCCTAGCAAACAAGATCTGTCAGAAGCGCCTATTTATAAACAACGCGAACAACAAGTGGCGCTTGAACAAAAGCTTTTGTATGCATCTTTCAAAGATTTAAAAGAGTGGTTCGATGCTAAGGTGTCTGCCAAGGAGGAAGAAATATGGATTTGAAAAAGTACATTACCATTGTTGAAGATTGGCCAAAACCCGGAATTCAGTTTAAAGACATCACTTCGTTGATGGACGATGGAACTGCCTATAAATACGCAACAGATCAAATCGTTGAGTATGCAAAAACGGTTCATGCCGAAATTATTGTTGGACCTGAAGCGCGTGGATTTATCATCGGCTGTCCGGTAGCTTACGCACTTGAACTTGGGTTTGCGCCTGTCCGTAAAGCAGGTAAATTGCCGCGTGAAGTAATCAGTGCTGAGTACGGACTTGAATATGGTACAGATGTGTTAACCATGCACAAAGACGCAATCAAAAAAGGTCAGCGTGTCTTAATCACAGATGATTTGCTAGCAACAGGTGGCACAATTGGAGCGACGATCAAATTAGTAGAACAGCTAGGCGGAATTGTCGTTGGTTGCGCATTTTTAATTGAATTGACTTATTTGGATGGACGTAAGCATTTGAACGGCTACGATGTGGCGACATTAATGAAGTACTAAAGATAAATCTCTTTGCCTTTTAGGTGAAGGG includes these proteins:
- a CDS encoding adenine phosphoribosyltransferase; protein product: MDLKKYITIVEDWPKPGIQFKDITSLMDDGTAYKYATDQIVEYAKTVHAEIIVGPEARGFIIGCPVAYALELGFAPVRKAGKLPREVISAEYGLEYGTDVLTMHKDAIKKGQRVLITDDLLATGGTIGATIKLVEQLGGIVVGCAFLIELTYLDGRKHLNGYDVATLMKY